A DNA window from Candidatus Deferrimicrobiaceae bacterium contains the following coding sequences:
- a CDS encoding efflux RND transporter periplasmic adaptor subunit yields MDEIEKTDKDDIRETLGAGNGKAGKRRWRSGLSWLLVLALVIAAALLSGAKKTETIRYTTADAEKGPLTVTVSATGNLKPVNSIDIGTEVSGTVKAVEADYNDRIRAGQVLVRLDTEKLDAEILKSRAALASAQAKLLQTQTTTSESDKSLKRLQHAAGLSGGKAVSKQDLDAAEATHARALADEAAARAQVAEAEANLSADRTNLSKATIRAPISGIILTRSIEPGQTVAASLSSPVLLTMAEKLSQMELHVSVDEADVGKIRKGQSARFTVDAWPDRTFPGRITAVHLASTTTNGVVTYETVIAVSNPDLALRPGMTATADITVQQVGNALLVPNAALRFTPPEPGTAAKKSEGLLGSLMPHPPASSPRKTVEANNVDHNRKVWLLKDGVPTPIAVTTGLTDGKMTEILSGEVKPGMALIVDSASVAK; encoded by the coding sequence ATGGACGAAATCGAAAAGACGGATAAAGACGACATCCGGGAAACGCTGGGGGCCGGAAACGGTAAAGCCGGAAAACGGCGCTGGCGCAGCGGGCTTTCCTGGCTGCTCGTGCTTGCGCTGGTGATCGCGGCCGCCCTGCTCTCCGGCGCGAAGAAGACCGAGACGATCCGCTACACGACGGCCGACGCCGAAAAGGGGCCGCTCACCGTCACCGTCTCCGCGACCGGCAACCTGAAACCCGTCAATTCGATCGATATCGGCACCGAGGTGTCCGGAACCGTCAAGGCGGTCGAGGCGGACTACAACGATCGGATCAGGGCGGGGCAGGTGCTGGTGCGGCTGGACACCGAGAAACTCGATGCGGAGATTCTAAAGTCGCGCGCGGCGCTCGCATCGGCGCAGGCGAAGCTGCTCCAGACGCAGACGACCACCTCCGAAAGCGACAAGTCGCTCAAGCGGCTCCAGCATGCCGCAGGGCTGAGCGGCGGGAAGGCGGTCTCGAAACAGGACCTCGATGCGGCGGAAGCGACGCATGCGCGGGCGCTTGCCGACGAGGCGGCCGCCCGGGCGCAGGTCGCGGAAGCGGAGGCCAATCTGTCGGCGGACCGGACGAATCTGTCGAAGGCCACCATCCGGGCCCCGATCAGCGGGATCATCCTGACGCGGTCGATCGAGCCGGGGCAGACCGTGGCGGCGTCGCTGTCCTCCCCCGTCCTGCTGACGATGGCCGAAAAGCTGTCGCAGATGGAGCTGCACGTCTCGGTCGACGAGGCCGATGTCGGCAAGATCAGGAAGGGGCAGAGCGCGAGATTCACAGTCGACGCCTGGCCCGACCGCACCTTCCCCGGGCGGATCACCGCGGTCCACCTCGCCTCCACGACCACCAACGGCGTGGTCACGTACGAGACCGTGATCGCCGTCTCGAACCCAGACCTCGCGCTGCGGCCGGGGATGACCGCGACCGCCGACATTACGGTCCAACAGGTCGGCAACGCGCTGCTCGTTCCCAACGCGGCGCTCCGCTTCACGCCGCCCGAGCCGGGAACGGCGGCGAAAAAAAGCGAGGGATTGCTGGGAAGCCTGATGCCCCATCCGCCCGCCTCCTCACCCAGGAAAACCGTCGAAGCGAATAACGTCGACCACAACCGGAAGGTCTGGCTGCTGAAGGACGGCGTCCCAACGCCCATCGCCGTCACGACCGGCCTCACCGACGGGAAGATGACCGAGATCCTCTCCGGCGAGGTGAAGCCGGGGATGGCGCTGATCGTCGACAGCGCGAGCGTCGCAAAATGA
- a CDS encoding ABC transporter ATP-binding protein, which yields MSLIELRGVEKVYGRGQAEVAALRKIDLRIDAGEFVAVMGPSGSGKSTCMNILGCLDVPTGGAYFFKGVEVNRLERNQRALLRRHYLGFVFQGFNLLNRTSALENVELPLLYRGIPAGDRRTRARKALADVGLEGREHHTPGELSGGQQQRVAIARAIVTEPEVLLADEPTGNLDSARSVEIMELLCNLNRTMGITVLMVTHEPDMAAYSKRIVHFKDGRVEIDTRNGKEEAAR from the coding sequence ATGAGCCTGATCGAATTGCGAGGGGTCGAAAAGGTTTACGGGCGGGGGCAGGCCGAAGTCGCTGCGCTCAGGAAGATCGATCTCCGCATCGACGCGGGCGAATTCGTCGCCGTCATGGGCCCGAGCGGTTCCGGCAAGTCGACCTGCATGAACATCCTCGGTTGCCTCGACGTGCCGACCGGCGGCGCCTACTTTTTCAAGGGCGTCGAGGTGAACCGGCTGGAACGAAACCAGCGCGCACTGCTGCGGCGCCACTACCTGGGATTCGTCTTCCAGGGCTTCAACCTTCTCAACCGCACCTCGGCGCTCGAGAACGTGGAGCTGCCGCTGCTCTATCGCGGCATCCCGGCAGGCGATCGGCGGACACGGGCGCGGAAGGCGCTGGCCGACGTGGGGCTGGAAGGCAGGGAACATCACACGCCGGGCGAGCTCTCCGGCGGGCAGCAGCAACGCGTCGCCATCGCGCGGGCGATCGTGACGGAGCCGGAGGTGCTGCTGGCGGACGAGCCGACGGGCAACCTCGACTCGGCCCGAAGCGTCGAGATCATGGAACTGCTTTGCAATCTGAACCGGACGATGGGAATCACCGTGCTGATGGTCACGCACGAGCCGGACATGGCGGCTTATTCGAAGCGGATCGTCCACTTCAAGGACGGGCGGGTCGAAATCGATACGCGCAACGGGAAAGAGGAGGCGGCCCGATGA
- a CDS encoding ATP-binding protein, with the protein MRKSADGTPLDWFFPMLLCYSGIMTLRIRTKLFLTLLSTAVAVAACMFLVMRWSFDRGFLNFINRLELARLSALAQKLETGYASGGSWRFVADDPAAWPGLISEFDPDRHEEREPQRTGDPPRPSPPKVSPFAGRVVLLDAAGKRIAGPDASAGKMALRPLAAGGAVVGQLGLLPPRILSDAHQTRFAEEQRHASALIALAIVCLAGLLSIPLARQMGGRIDTLAEGTHRLASGDYRARVPETATDELGRLARDFNALALTLESNEAARRQWVADISHELRTPLSVLRGEIEALQDGVRPLTTQAVAMLHGEVMRLGRLVDDLYELSLSDIGALTYRKRETDLSGLLAAAIESFRADFEEKGIALVADFRVGAACPAFVDPERLHQLFSNLLENSLKYTNAGGSLKVALAQKDGMAVIVFGDSAPGVPADAIPRLFDRLYRVEGSRSRETGGAGLGLSICRNIVLAHGGRITAGPSVLGGLSVTVELPAEG; encoded by the coding sequence ATGAGGAAATCCGCGGACGGGACGCCGTTGGACTGGTTTTTCCCGATGCTCCTGTGCTATTCCGGAATCATGACGCTGCGCATCCGGACCAAATTGTTCCTGACGCTTCTCTCCACCGCAGTCGCGGTGGCGGCCTGCATGTTCCTCGTGATGCGCTGGAGCTTCGACCGGGGCTTTCTGAATTTCATCAACCGCCTCGAGCTGGCTCGCCTCTCGGCGCTCGCGCAGAAGCTGGAAACCGGATATGCGTCGGGCGGCTCGTGGCGCTTCGTCGCGGACGACCCGGCCGCGTGGCCCGGGCTGATCTCCGAGTTCGATCCCGACCGCCACGAGGAGCGGGAGCCTCAGCGCACCGGCGATCCGCCGCGGCCCAGCCCGCCGAAAGTCTCCCCCTTTGCCGGGCGCGTGGTGCTGCTCGACGCCGCAGGGAAACGGATCGCGGGGCCGGACGCCTCCGCGGGAAAGATGGCGCTTAGACCGCTGGCCGCGGGGGGGGCGGTTGTGGGGCAGCTCGGACTCCTGCCGCCCCGGATCCTCTCCGATGCCCACCAGACCCGTTTCGCCGAGGAGCAGCGGCACGCCTCCGCCCTGATCGCGCTGGCCATCGTCTGCCTCGCCGGGTTGCTCTCGATCCCGCTGGCCCGCCAGATGGGCGGACGGATCGATACGCTGGCGGAGGGGACGCACCGTCTCGCGTCCGGCGATTACCGCGCACGCGTTCCCGAAACCGCCACCGACGAACTGGGGAGGCTTGCGCGCGACTTCAACGCGCTGGCGCTGACGCTCGAAAGCAACGAGGCGGCGCGACGACAGTGGGTCGCCGACATCTCGCACGAGCTGCGAACGCCGCTGTCGGTGCTGCGCGGCGAGATCGAAGCGCTGCAGGACGGCGTGCGTCCCCTCACGACGCAGGCCGTCGCCATGCTCCACGGCGAGGTGATGCGTCTTGGCCGGCTGGTGGACGACCTCTACGAGCTGTCGCTGTCCGACATCGGGGCGTTGACGTATCGCAAGCGGGAAACCGATCTGTCCGGATTGCTTGCCGCGGCGATTGAATCGTTCCGGGCCGATTTCGAGGAAAAGGGAATCGCGCTCGTAGCCGATTTCCGGGTCGGCGCGGCCTGTCCTGCGTTCGTCGATCCCGAGCGGCTGCACCAGCTCTTCTCGAACCTGCTCGAGAATTCCCTGAAATACACCAACGCGGGGGGGAGTCTGAAGGTGGCTCTCGCGCAAAAGGACGGGATGGCCGTCATCGTCTTCGGCGATTCGGCGCCGGGCGTGCCGGCCGACGCCATCCCCAGGCTGTTCGATCGCCTCTACCGGGTGGAGGGTTCCCGGAGCCGCGAGACGGGGGGGGCGGGACTCGGGCTGTCGATCTGCCGCAACATCGTCCTGGCGCACGGCGGCCGGATCACCGCGGGTCCATCGGTGTTGGGCGGGCTGTCCGTGACGGTCGAATTGCCGGCGGAGGGATAG
- a CDS encoding ABC transporter permease translates to MIWNALLLAIREVRRNVLRSFLTILGIVIGVAAVIVMVTLGGGATAKVTEEISSLGSNMLMVMPGQFRGPGGATASVQPFKEADAEAVSREISSVAAAAPVATTSMNAVSGNRNRSTSVTGSNGSFLRVRNWSLDAGRPFTDSELRAGKAVCLVGSTVRKELFGGQDPVGATIRLQKFSVQVVGTLKSKGQAAMGQDQDDVIVIPLHTFQRRISGKQDVPLIQVSARDGASTTKAKQDLETLMRERRHLAPSAENDFSVMDMKELATAMSGTTKVLTSLLSAVATVSLLVGGIGIMNIMLVSVTERTREIGIRLAIGALEREVLLQFLVEAVTLSSLGGVIGIAIALASCYGLAGVLQVPFLFNPSIVVVALLFSAAVGVIFGYFPARKAAQLDPIEALRHE, encoded by the coding sequence ATGATCTGGAACGCACTGCTTCTGGCCATTCGGGAAGTGCGGCGGAACGTCCTGCGCTCCTTCCTGACCATTCTGGGCATCGTGATCGGCGTGGCCGCCGTCATCGTCATGGTGACGCTGGGCGGCGGCGCCACGGCCAAGGTGACGGAAGAGATCTCGAGCCTGGGCAGCAACATGCTGATGGTGATGCCCGGTCAGTTCCGGGGGCCGGGCGGCGCGACTGCCTCCGTGCAGCCGTTCAAGGAGGCCGACGCCGAAGCCGTTTCGCGTGAGATCTCTTCCGTCGCCGCCGCCGCGCCGGTCGCGACGACGAGTATGAACGCGGTCAGCGGAAACCGGAACCGGTCCACATCGGTCACCGGCAGCAACGGCAGCTTCCTGCGGGTCCGCAACTGGTCGCTCGACGCGGGACGCCCGTTCACCGACAGCGAGCTTCGGGCGGGCAAGGCCGTCTGCCTCGTGGGCAGCACGGTGCGCAAGGAGCTGTTCGGCGGGCAGGACCCGGTCGGGGCGACGATCCGGCTCCAGAAATTCTCGGTCCAGGTCGTCGGCACCCTGAAGTCGAAGGGGCAGGCCGCGATGGGTCAGGACCAGGACGACGTCATCGTGATCCCGCTTCATACGTTCCAGCGCCGGATCTCGGGCAAGCAGGACGTCCCGCTCATCCAGGTCTCGGCCCGGGACGGCGCCTCGACGACCAAGGCGAAGCAGGACCTCGAGACGCTGATGCGGGAACGGCGCCACCTGGCACCATCGGCCGAGAACGACTTCAGCGTGATGGACATGAAGGAGCTGGCGACCGCCATGTCCGGCACGACGAAGGTGCTGACCTCACTCCTGAGCGCCGTCGCGACCGTCAGCCTGCTGGTCGGCGGGATCGGCATCATGAACATCATGCTGGTGTCCGTGACCGAGCGGACGCGGGAGATCGGCATCCGGCTGGCGATCGGAGCGCTCGAGCGCGAAGTATTGCTCCAGTTCCTCGTCGAGGCGGTGACGCTGTCCTCGCTGGGCGGGGTGATCGGCATCGCGATCGCGCTCGCAAGTTGCTACGGGCTGGCCGGCGTGCTGCAGGTGCCGTTCCTCTTTAACCCGTCGATCGTGGTCGTCGCCCTGCTCTTTTCGGCGGCGGTCGGCGTGATCTTCGGCTACTTCCCGGCGCGGAAAGCCGCGCAGCTCGATCCCATCGAAGCGCTGAGGCACGAATAG